GGCAATAAGATTTGCTGTGATATATCAGGTAGGTTACTGCCCCCTAGGTTCGACTCTGGGTATATCCATTGACTCTAAAATCCGGCCAACAAAGAAAGAACCAAGCTGATAAACAGTTTATGACTTTATTCAATTAAAGAAAAACTCCAGCTATTAACGTAtaaatttatactaatttcacttgTAGTGAACCTAAAGTGTTATCCGTAAAATTTGACAGATTAACCCTAATTAACCATATAGTGATCTTAATAATTCAAGAACAGAAGGCTTATCTCTTAATACACAAAATACGTAATCAAACAGAATATTCCCTTAAAGACAAGTAACAAATGTGACCCTATAATAGTAACACCTAAGTAGGAAATCAGAACCTACAAAAGCAATAATAAAACACCTTTAGATAAGCGATTGCACTTAAATATTATCAGCCGACTACAATTAAGAAGACCATCTATCAAAAAGTTCGGGAATCCACTATCGGAACATTCCCTAGTGGCACAGATCGCAATTTGGCCATCTGTTTACCTCTTTGTACATGCAAATGAGCGTGAATACAGAAAAACCTAAATTGACTTATAAATTATAGAATAAAGTGAAAGTTTCACAAATGCAATGCGCTGCACAGAATAATGCTGCTAGAACTGTGAAACACCCTTAAATGCAGTGTGAGACTTATAATGTAGGCTCCAGAACGGAATATGGCCGTCTGGGACCGTGAATTGGTACCGTATATAGGACGGGATTTAAATTTTTCTCCCAGATTAGAGCTGAAAAAGAGATTATAAATAAGCTGATAAACGACAATCTAAATGGTTCGGCAAATGTCTACACAAAGTTGACAGTTTGTATctaataaaacaacttataaaaagacataaaattttAAAGTGATGAACATTTCATAGTctaatacataaaaataaatgcattatacTGTTCTTGAGAGAAACAAGGTATGTAATTCAAGTAGTATAGATTTAGTTTTGTTACAAGAGTTATCATACGATGAATAAAAGTCAAAACCGCTACAAAAATAATGTGGGGCAAGACTTATAATCCAAGAAGTTAGTTTCAGGAGTTCTTTCACTGTATATGTTTCAACATTGtatctttaaggtagttctgcacgtttgataaaccggaagtgatggcgtaacgtcacttatccagaaaacgtggaataaagcctggaatcggcatacggaaatgaaaatcattttatgaattaatagtagcctatgagtaaatttattacaatggcactgttactgtctttctaaagtcagaatatgatattaaaacatctgacacgttaaagtttcaaaataatttcttaaaattagcgtgaagagtgcggttcactttaatcatggtcaaatatctcaaaattaagcacatggacctatacattttatttcaccacattataggccatatgtttatttacaactgtggtatgtttcattaaattctacattgtagagataattctattcacgaaaatgttatgaaagttatgtttttcccatagacttccattatgaaaaattgcgtgaggtccaattctttcaaatcagtctagcaaaaaatcaagcatatgaccctatcttttttacttgcttaattttctaggtatattctgaagttttgaaaaatcagagattaatcaaattctacattgtagaaaacattttgatccaaacgcgcagaactaccttaacaccaGTGGAGTAATGCCTCTAAAAAGATGTTTTGACAAGGTTAACGGGAGATAATTAATAAGAGTTGTCTGTAAGACAGCGTACTCCACTATTCatcgatttgacagtaaaatagaaatatgtctCAACAGCACCTCtattttttaactatttaaaGCAGCTGAACTCCAGGTTTAGagtaaattgtttcttttgacaAAATCAATGTTTAGTCATTCTATGAACAAAAAAGCATATGTTTTGCGtctaaattatttatataaataagaaaaaaatagttttaccCGAGCGAGGTTTCGAACCGGGGACCTCGCAGTAACACAATTTTTGCCAGACGCTTTATCTGCTGAGCTACAGAGCTATGTTTACTAGACGGCTTAAAATTTCATACTGGTGAGTTTACCACGTTAGTCACGGGATAACATTTTCGAcagaaaaaaatagcaaaaaccaaacattttcagcatttcatttgttaGAAAATATGTCTGTGATGATATTTCAATAACTCGGATACAGTTATGAcacatattttcttgaaaatgaaaattttcatttttacctGGAGTTCAGTCACTTTAAGTAAGGAAAggtcaaaatacaaatcagagttattggggtTGTTTTCACATATGCAGactaatgatgatgatgattaagtATTATCCAGAAAGTGAAGATTACCAAAAAACTTGAAGTATGAAAATGGCAAAgttctgtcaaaaataaaattagagTAATGGAGATTGTTACCATACATGCAGATggtgattataaagaaataatttaaattttaagtcaTTGTATTTTAAAGTACGAAATATATCTCCATAAACAAAACTTtcgaaaaattatataaaaataattccaagcataacaactttgtgaccttgaccctgggtATATTGTGTCCAGctcctgtacatactttgttttcaTGCTTGGCGATGTaaatgtgaacttacagtataatttaagcaaaagtaacaaccatttgacagaaaaaaagaggttactataaaaaaacaagcttaaaacttaaaaaataacgACCTGTATTCTTGTTCAATATGAAAGTCATGATTATGTCAATTTTTCATCTGTAGATTAAAGTTATAAAATCTGATATTACAgttgtatatttcaaattttcaattatAAAGCGACAGTAAAACTGTTTCAGTCATGCAAAACAGATACAGGTGTAAAAAAGCACAGGAGCAAAGAAAAATACAGCTGTAGAAATGTTACGGAATGGAAAagattttaagggacgaaagcataGGTACAAAAATATTAGGATGAATTGTAGTTAACAAGACGACATGGCAACAAAAGGATCTAGTAAATAAATaccaatatgaaatatgtttatacATTGCGTGTACCGGTTCTATACACCGGATACGTTAACGAACCAGTCTGTCCATTCACCAAGAGCTAGTCTAAATTTAAAGACTCAAGGTTGTCTATTTAAAAAGAGGTAGGCTCTGCTAGCAGGACATAATAAAACACTTTATGCGCAAGTTCTGACTTCGACAAAAAGACATGACAATTGCATGTCATAAAGACATATTGCTTTGTACAAGACAACACCATTCAAAGAGTAAATATATTTTCCACATATTGGTCTTGTTAAGATATTATACTGATAACATCATATTACTCTTCGACTAAACAATACAAACAAGACACATTGAGCAGTTCTATAGACAAGGAGAAATTTATTATTTGTAGACAAATTGACGTACATGTTGGACGCTCCACAATGGTGCTCTAAAACGATTGCAATAAAGAACCAGACAGTCTCTTCAAAACTAGCTGAGCTTTGTTAGCCGgaaatatatgtatttgaaaatttctttctACATACATTTTGTGAGATTCCTATATCGTCCTATATATGTATCAGTAGAGTTTGTCTGTAAAGGACCTTTGATTGTGTTTCTTCAAAATAGTGATTTACAGATTTCCAAAAGTTTATTAAATGAGATTATAGCCTCTTGACTGCATGGACAGGGCGTCCCACCAGCATAAGACAATTATGGCGTTGTATCAAGATACAACTTAATTTTATCACTTGCAATACtaaatgttttagaattttttcATACATCGATGTAAGGTTTACATTTTCTAGCTGATGAAtgtttgtggtttttttttgccCCGCGCCTGTGACACCgcctttttatttttctaaatgcgactttttgcattttcatttggtATGTGTTGGTCGTTCCGACCTGCCAAGCGAAAACACAGTAACGTTGAATTACTTTTTGTGCAATATCCAATTCAACTActataatgaaaaaaacaaacaaaacttctaattataattatattgcgatatatatttgttgtaaagaataaaactggCCAGTGTAAAATGCCATTTCCTACAACAAAAGTATGCGTTGCTTTCGTTTAATGCCTTAAATTCATCTCAACTTAGATAACATCACAACCCAAAATTGGTAGTATTTCAGCGAATTGAATGCACGCTTCCTGTTGTCTTTTACATCTCTGTAAACTTATACAGCTGTTTACTTAACTGGAACGAATTATTTTAACTCCTTTTATAGATGTGTTGAATAAATCACAAATACGAATTAACACAGGGATATACAAACTTGAGGAATGTTTTAaatcagctacatgtatatatctatttATGATACGAATTGAATAGGTAATATAAACTATACACAAGAAAACAAGTTTTACTAATGAACTTTGGTAACAACCGCAAGTGTTTGCGATACATAACGTGTAAAGGATCGCCATACTTGTAGCATTTAATATGGATAGTAAGGTGCGTTCTGTTTTGTGCAGTATAACAATTCTGTGTCTGCTTGTACTGGTGCTTTTGAATAAAAGCGCTATTTTTCGCATCAGTCATATACGTCAAAACAACGATACTTGCAACTCCTTTCTTCGGAAAAATTTGAAGGAGCAAATAACTGAAGCACATTTAAAAAGGCTGATAGATATATGCAAAGCAGACGGCTATTTAAATGATCTTGAAGAATTTGATATGCCagttttgaatgaaattttgaataatttgaaatgTCTTTCCAAGCCGAAGAAGTTTTTCAAAAGCACAAAGCCACTGGTCGCTCTTGCTAGTTTTCCGGGTTCAGGAAATACAATGACACGGGGGATTTTGGAAACCGTCACGGGTAATATATTATTTCTCAACGAGCAGACATATTCATTGATAATATCTGGTTACTAATTCAGTCATGTTGAATATGCAAAAGGGTTTATAACTGAGGTAATGATTGTGGTAGAGGATGATTTTGTCGGGCATCAAGCAGGTCTTCAGTTAAGGTGACTGTTTCACTGTTTACCGCCAATCGGTGAACTGTCGATGAATCATTTAATAACGTCAAGTACGCTTGACCAATATTGTAATCGGcatatttctttcttatttatgtttttttggcttataatatttatgttacaagtcaaaagtttttccgccgccagaaatgtatattcagatcagtcataatgaatgtccttctaatgatctcaaaaataatcaataataatatgaaattatatgtgttccattttatttatgatgTATTTTTCTACTTGCATTATTATGTATGTATATtgataatgatttatttattgtaagGCTGATAGGCGGCTCCCCGACCCCTATCACGCCATCGACGGGGAAAATAAATGGGGTAACCCCTTTCGAGGGCGCCCGAAAATAAAAAtcggggtcatctgcaggtcatggcaatctaaatttattaaattacattctaaaaaatctaatatctatagtttatgcaaactaaccacactttcctgaacagaatcctaacagaagtaatgcaaacacatttccatttactcatctctatcaaaggttatcagctcactgaacagctgattatttgtttacatgttatgtacgcgGATATTGATGACGCCATTACACAAcatgtttttacaatttaaattaatattaggaaaaagcataattccacaaatctccgataatcatggtaatcctacatcaccaccaaattataaatttcttgtatctaagtcaaatgtaccacatgaaaggcgaaaattgtagaaataaaaatgtaaacaaaaggatcgtgtgaattaGGTCACGGTCATCCGAGATGGCTGTAACTTACAGTGTGTTACGAAGAGAGTCGtaacgtgtcacgtgacccaagttcttttcttattttttaaaaagataatatttcatcatttaagtaaagtattagtgtatcacacatctacgaacaaAAAATAACCTGTACAGGATCGgaaacctgtcacgtgacttgctccatgtcccacatGCGAAAATTttttagcataccaataaacccaccgcctcctggcggcgggtAATGACAGTCAGTCACAGCCGGAAACAGGCGACTTTATCTGATAAGCTGTATGATGTTGTTCATGGTAGAATTATCTGTAAACAAAGAGTATCAAAACAAAAAGctgaaaaaatctatattttaaagAGCTAATTTGATTTTCTTTCTGAGTGCtgatataaagcagcatcgaaactaatcttgtTTTGGGTAGTTTACTTGCTATATTGTGGTGATGATAAAAtcatataattgtaaaatatactttttttgtatatgtattttttctttataaataccaATATAATTTACTGATTCCAGAATCCCAACGCTTCATTTTCTAAGAATTCAAAtgagttttctaaaaataaaataatctttaatTCCTTGTACATGTTGTATCAGtgaaatttctacttttatttgTCACATACAGAAGTTATACATATCCAGCATTCAAATGCTTCAATTTTACATTTAAGTGCAGAGcattgtgcctaataagcgtaaGTAAATTGAATGCATAATTGGAGATGGAAATAAGTGTTTGTTCTGCTTATCTTATGatcacattatttttttcttaacatcGCAGAGTACAcgtgaatattttttttgaagatcagtgtcatatatttaaacaaaaaagctTGGCGACTTACCACACACTTCTATCATACTTTGTCTAATTATTACAATGAAATAGAGAAATTTCCTGCAACATGAATAGACAGTTTGGATAAAACGTGTCCATGCAACTGGAAAATGTTTGTCCTTACGCAAATGAAATTAGATTTCGTTATGTAAAGGACTATGAATACATAGACATGATAGATGTTGCTTATTAATGCCATGAGCGTTCGTAGAATCCCAAATGAGGTGtgtttttttgcttgtttttttttttatattgaaaagcATCTTATAAACGGCTGTAATTAATCGGGTTACTCACAATACATTGGGCCATTTCTGTCTTTCTGAAAAtccaatataaaatattaaaatacacaaATAAGAGCAGATATACCTTGTATATCATTTAATGGATATTTGTGGATTCATTAAACACATAGCGTCTAAAACGGCATTTATAATTCAGGTATTTTAACCGTCCCAAATAATCGAAGAGAACTATGTCCATCTAGGGGTTATGCCTTTATCATAAAGACACACAGAACGGACGACCATGCACAGAGCCAAGACTGTTTGAACGTTAACACACATCGACTCAACTACACTAAGGCTATTTATATCCTTCGGAACCCTTATAATGCTATGCTGGCCGAATACAGGCGAGAAATTAAAGTTAAATCACTGCAAGGAAATTATTTCGGTGCACGTAAGTACTATTATGACAATCATTTATGATATATGTGTCTGTAATGAAGCGCAGGTAATCGTTATATGTCCGTTCATCCATCAATCCATCTATCCATCCATCATTCGATATACAGTTCTCCATGCCACAAATTTCTATTTACATATGGCAAATTTGCagcaaattaattatttttgaaggacaaatgaaattcaattcttttttttcacttcattCTTTATTGAATAATAAGGCATCCGGTCCATATACAAGAGAAATACAGAACATATAACATCTAATAACAAAGCAAAGGTCATTtaaatttacataataatatttacattataatgtTATAAGGTACTTATCAATTATGCATTATATATAGTAAACACAAGTTAATATATTTTTGTGCCTGTTACCAAATACATGCTCAAGTAAAGTCTGATAATAGCCGACTTCTTTCCTTAAAAACATGACATACATACATTGCTAGGTTTCTAATAATTGTATCACTTTCTTGACCTTAGATCATATTTTTTGTCGTTCTCTCCTCGCAAATCGTCCATCTCGCTTAAAGACCAGTACTTTTGTCTTAGAAATATTTACTGTAAGTTTACTTGTATCACAAAAGGTTTCTTAAGTATTTAATTACCCTTGTTGCCCTACCACAGTATATGCTAGAAGAGCAATATCATATTCGAACATGAGCAGAAATATTTCCATAGTATCAGGAAGTAACTGGATACCTCTAGTATTATTCTGATATAAGAAAGAATATAATTCGTTTATAAACATGgcaatttgaaacaaaatgggacTAAAGTTACATCCCTGACGTGGTACAACAGAGCATGAAAATATACTAGTATAACCTTGTTGTGTTCTAACATACTTTAACAGATATATAAATGGAATGTATAGCCTTGTATAAATGGCCTTGAACACCATTGTTtctcaaaatatcataaaatagtgACCCATCAACCGAATCATAGGCTTCCTGAAAGTGAATGAAACCTATGTTTATCGACTTTCCTTTTACACTTAAATATATaaccctgcaacattttcgtttttgtcgtgttgagcaacctgtaaattttccacttttctctgttttattatcacagcagcgttgtttgtgccgtgtggcggcctttaaaagtctccccgtacattcaatcagggctttaaattttgatcttctcagatcgttcagcacgacttttatgtcgtgttattggtactgtttagtttctcaacatgaccatttcggcctgtcTTGTTCCAATActtccgctttcatagcctttggTATtttataatcaccccttggatatggtgcctgctttttaattttgtcttttgacagttcctgtgatacgcaggctccataacctcagatccccttcctaaattccagtttgtttagttctgcccattgttttctcgtttggggcaaaccctttactttatctggggaccaaacgtcGCACTTCATGAAATTACACGTGTATATTCGAAgattccatgttcaccgccgtttgaatacatctgcggatgtctctaaattgctttttgtacttttagcacgtgtaaatgttgagttctgctcaacctggggctagagggcgtggacggtagcatgcatttccactaccgtctatgaacaggctctatcaaaccgagcctgcaacattttcgtttttgtcgtgttgagcgacctgtaatttttcacttttctctattttattatcacagcagcgttgtttgtgccgtgtggcggccgtacaaagtctccctgtacattcaatcagggctgttaaattttgatcttcttagatcgttcagcacgacttttatgtcgtgttattgctACTGTTTaatttctcaacatgaccatttcggcctggctttttccaatactcccgctttcattgccttgggtattgtataatcaccccttggatatggtgcctgcttttaaattttgtcttttgacatttcctgtgatacgcaggctccataacctcagatcccctttccaaattccagtttgtttagttctgctcattgttttctcgtttggggcaaatcctttactttatctggggaccaaacgtcgctcttcgtggaattacacgcctcaacacgtgtatcattgaatgttccatgttcaacgccgtttgaatacatctgctgatgtctcttaattgctttttgtacttttagcatgtgtaaatgttgagttctgctcaactggggctagagggcgtggacggtagcatgcatttccactaccgtccattaacaggttcaatcaaaccgagcctgcaacattttcgtttttgtcgtgttgagcgacctgtgaagtttccgcTTTTCTCTATTTGGTTTAACTTCTCAATATGAAATGGACATGTAATTATTGTAAGAACCTTCATGTCTGAGCATCagtacattttgtactttttctAGAGTAGCAAACCAGTTGAAATTAAACATGGTGTCCATCACCAACAAACAGTAGACAAGCACATATATTTGAGACTTTTATGTCCGAGTACATTTTCTTGATTACAGTCCTGTACTTTAAAATACATCAATTCAGTCTACACATAGCCTTGTAAATTCTTAATACAGTTTACGACAATTTTATATGAACATTGGGGATACATCATCATTATAATGTATATGCAATGCTTTCTGGTTTATATTGTCCAGTTTTCATTTATAGCAGTCACTGTCCTGTTTTGGACTTTGAGATGTCCGAAAATATATAAGAATAATGTGTACTGAACTTCTACTGTTTCTTTCCAATTATGATGACATTTTATATACACCATCTAACTAAAGTAATCATGTGCATATTTTCGAGACTGGCATGCTAGTCAGTGGTTTAGGACCGAGGAAACTAAACTTGGACTTCAGCATGTTACAGATGTATTACACAACTGCTTTAAAAACTCCTCCTGGAGGTTCAATCAACATAGAATGAAAGTAGGTATTCGCCATATATACAGTGGTCTTGTGTTTAGTGTCAGAACTTCCATGCGTGTTCATATTCTCTTTAGTTATAACTCATTATTGGAcgtttaaatatcaaatttttacaATGATTCTACATTCAGTATCTCTTAcagatttcatttaattttaatagGACTTTGAATACATTATATATACGAAGTGAACATGTTGATGTTATCGGGATATTAATGTCCTATTTTTTTCCTGTATGGCCCTGCCATTGTCTTTAATTATTATTCTACACTGGATGTTTTTTTGTTGGTGGAGTGGGAGGGGGGAAGCATGTGTCATACAATAATGACATCATTTTCTGTCTAAAGTGCATCATCACTTTTCACATTATAATATTTTCAGCaattaacttttataaatattaaaataagaaaaaataatcttttaGTGAGTACGGTATGATTGACTCCCAGACTTACATTGATGACAGAGGTTACCTAAAGCAGTGGTGAATATTTGGATCATAACCTATTTTGGAAATgctgaaaatataacattttgagaGGTACGACGTTACTCTCTTTTATCCGTAATGATAATATTTAGTGATTTAAGACAGATAAGATagcaaacaatattgataaaaataatattaaaactagaatgtgtctgtaggacacagggtgggcccccactggtacatttgtcacaaataaagggcaataattcaaatgtttgcaatgttaatggggtttagcctaaacaaacattttatgaaaattttgtttttgttggatttaacgtcgcaccgacacatgataggtcatatggcaactttctagctttaatggtggaggaagaccccaggtgctcctgcgtgcaatatttcatcacgagcgggcacctgggtagaaccactgaccttccgtaagccagctggatggcttcctcacatgaagaattcaacgccccgagtgacgctcgaacccacatcgataaggggcaagtgatttgaagtcagcgatcttaaccactcggcaacggaggcccccttttatgaaaaggattcattattctaggccatatatttttgagctatgagcatcacaaaccaaaaatccactattttggctatttcaagggcaataactctgtaataagcgcaaacattctcaagaagaatgccaagtgtgcaagatcacataatgataaagactcaagcaaggtttcatgaatttacattaaacagtttttgaactaagcacataattaggtaagaaggtgcatttttttactatttcagggccataactttaaaaatgggggggggggggggggtggagccagccaaaaataaaaggtgtgcaagtttatatcatgataaagacttatgcaagttttcaactaTCTATAttaagtactttttgagctaggtgcgtcaaaaggtgaaaatgtgcatttctttctatttcaggggccataactctgattatagggggtggagccagacaaacaTTAGGAGGTGCACATaatcatatcatgataaaaactcacacaaggtttaattaatttatatgaaataacttTTGTGCTAGGttcgtcaaaatgtgaaaatgtgcatttttgactatttcaggggtcataactcttaaaaagggggcggagccagacaaaaaataggatgtgcgcaggttcatatcatgataaagactcatacattagttttaataatttatatgatatactttttgagccaggcgcgtcacaaggtgaaaatgtgcatttttgactatttcaggggtcataactctgaaaatagggggcggagccagagaaaaaataggaggtgcgcaggttcatatcatgattacgactcatacaaggtttaatcaatttatatcaaacaatttttgagctaggtgcgtcacaatgtgaaaatgtgcatttttgactatttcaggggccgtaactctgaaaaaGGGGgtagaccaaaatgaaaaataagaggtgtgcaagttcaaatcatgataaagactcatgcaaggtttcatgaatctatatcaaatactttttgagctaggcgtgtcacaaggcgaaaatgtgcatttttgactatttcaggtggcataactaaaaaaatagggggcggagtcaaGACGAAAAGTAACAgttgcacaagttcatatcatgatatagactcatacaaggttttatgaatctatatcaaatacgttttgagatgggcgtgtcacaaggtgaaaatacgGATTTTTGActctttcaggagccataactctaaaattagggggcggagccagacgaaagatagaaggtgcgcaagttcatatcatgataaagactcatgcaaggcttcatccatttatatcaaatactttttgtgctaggcgcgtcacgaacttcggacggacggacgcacggacaagaccaaatctatatgcccccaccactcatggggggggggggggggggggcaaaaaaaaaccgagagtatttcaatatttttcatttttaattaaaatcaacgTATGATGTTAAATTATGAAGAGGATATTTTGATGAATCGAAAAATGCGAAAACATGTTCGTTTCTGAAAATCAGGAAGTTTTTGTCAGTTCAAATTAGTTCGAGGTTtgcgttgttgttgtttttaatgacAACACCATTAAACAGATCATGGAAATCAAAATAGAAATAGCACACATA
This is a stretch of genomic DNA from Mercenaria mercenaria strain notata chromosome 4, MADL_Memer_1, whole genome shotgun sequence. It encodes these proteins:
- the LOC123551597 gene encoding WSC domain-containing protein 2-like yields the protein MDSKVRSVLCSITILCLLVLVLLNKSAIFRISHIRQNNDTCNSFLRKNLKEQITEAHLKRLIDICKADGYLNDLEEFDMPVLNEILNNLKCLSKPKKFFKSTKPLVALASFPGSGNTMTRGILETVTGILTVPNNRRELCPSRGYAFIIKTHRTDDHAQSQDCLNVNTHRLNYTKAIYILRNPYNAMLAEYRREIKVKSLQGNYFGAPWKAFVYKMSTQWKKMTIYWLKTFNKPVHLLVYEKNVGQENERSIFIDTFFKCQYNA